The sequence AGACGTCCATCGGCAAGGTCGTCGACCACTCGATGAGCAGCAAGGACATCAAGGTCGTCGACAAGCAGAAGCTGGACGTGCCCGGCGGGGGCAAGCCCCAGGTCGGCGGTCAGATCCTGAAGGTCTCCATCACCGGGCAGAAGTCGAAGATAACGAGCCCCGGCTACGTGTGGCTGCCGCCGGAGTACTTCCAGCCGCAGCACAAGGACGAGAACTTCCCGGCGTCCATCGTCCTGACGGGCTACCCGGGCACGGCCGAGAACCTGATCAAAGGGCTCGACTACCCGATGAAGGCCTTCAGCCTGTCCAAGGCCGGCAAGATGAAGCCGATGATCCTGGTCATGCTCCGCCCGACGGTGGCGCCCCCGCGTGACACCGAGTGCGTGGACATACCCGGTGGCCCGCAGACCGAGACCTTCTTCGCCCAGGACCTCCCGCAGGCCATCCAGGACACCTTCCGGGTGGGCAAGGAAGCCAAGAACATGGGCTTCATCGGCAATTCGACCGGCGGCTACTGCGCCCTGAAGATCGCCGCGCACTACCCGCAGACCTTCGGCGCCGCCGCGGGTCTGTCCGCTTACTACGAGGCGCCGGACGACCCGACGACCGGTGACCTCTTCCACGGGGACGACAAGCTGAAGAAGCGCGCGGACGTCCTGCACAGCATCGAGCACAAGAAGCCGACCGGTACGTCGTTCCTCGTCACCAGTAGCGAGACGGGCGAGCCGAACCTCGGCGGCACCAAGAAGTTCATCAAGCTGGTCCAGGGCCCGGACCGGGTCTCGTCGATCATCCTCGACAGCGGCGGCCACAACTTCAACACGTGGCGGCGCGAGATCCCGCCCATGCTGCAGTGGCTGAGCGGCCGCATCGAGGCCTGAGCCTCCTGCGCCGGCTGGTGAGATGGGCCCGACTCCGGTCGGGCCCTTCTGCTATGCCTCCTGGAGCTGGGCCCGGCGCAGCGCGCGGTGGACGCCCTCCGGGGTCAGTACGCCGACCAGCGCGCCCGAGTCCGGGTCCGTGACCCCGATCCGGCCGGAGTCCTCCTGGAGCAGGGCCGCGAGGGCCTCGCGCAGGGTCGCGCCGAGGTCCACCGAGGCCGTCGGAGCCTTCCCCTCCGCTGCCGTCAGGTCGGCCGGTGCGACCGGGGTGACCGCGAGCCGCTTGAGCCCCCGGTCGGCGCCGACGAAGGAGGCCACGTACGGCGTGGCCGGTGCGCCGAGCACCGCGGCCGGGCTCGCGAACTGCTCGATGGTGCCCGCTCCGTAGACGGCGATGCGGTCGCCGAGCCGGATCGCTTCCTCCAGGTCGTGCGTGACGAGCAGGATGGTCTTGCGCACCGTCTTCTGCAGCGTCAGGAACTCGTTCTGCAGGCGCTCGCGCACCACCGGGTCCACCGCGCCGAACGGCTCGTCCATCAGCAGCACCGGCGGGTCGGCGGCGAGCGCGCGGGCCACGCCGACGCGCTGGCGCTGCCCGCCGGAGAGCTGCTCCGGGTAGCGGCCCCCGTAGACGGCCGGGTCCAGTCCCACGAGTTCGAGGAGTTCGGCCGCCCGGGCGCGGGCCCTGGCCTTGGGGGTGCCGATCAGCTGTGGGACGGTCGCCGTGTTCTCCAGGACCGTCTTGTGCGGGAACAGTCCGACCTGCTGGATGACGTATCCGATGCGGCGCCGCAGCTCCACCGGATCGGCGGCGGAGATGTCCTCGCCGCCGAGCAGGATCCGGCCGGAGGTCGGCTCGATGAGCCGGTTGACCATCTTCATCGTGGTCGTCTTGCCGCAGCCGGACGGGCCCACGAGCGTGACCAGCTCGCCCTCCGCCACCTCGAAGGACAGGTCCTCGACGGCTTTCGTCCCGTCGGGGTAGCGCTTGGTCACGTGCTCGAATCGGATCACGAGCCCCATCCTTCCCTACCGGCAGTCAGGTTTTGGCGAAGACTTCGTCAGGAGAGTGTTGCGTGAGTGTGACGGATTCCGGCCACCGTCGGTGTCGGGGGTTAGGGTCGCTCCTGTACATCAGTTCGGGACAGGGGGTGGGGGCATGGCCGGGCAGAACTGCCTGGTGGCGAATGACTGGTTCTGCTGGGATTACGTCACCTCCCGCTCCCAGGAGCTCACCGACGCCACGGTGGAGCACATCTGGATCACGGGCGTTTCGGTGGTTATCGGCCTCGCCGTCTCCGTGCCCCTGGCGCTGCTGGCCCGCCGCGGCCGCCGCTGGGCGGCGCCCGTACTGGGCCTGACCACCCTGCTCTACACGATCCCCTCGCTCGCCATGTTCTCCCTCCTGCTGCCCTTCTTCGGGCTGTCGGCGTCGCTCGTGGTGACCGGGCTGGTGCTGTATTCGCTGACCATCCTGGTCCGCAACGTGCTGGCCGGCCTGGAGGCCGTCCCCGAGGAGGTACGGGAAGCCGCGCGCGGCATGGGGTACGGGCCCGGGCGGCTGCTGTGGCAGGTCGAACTGCCCCTGGCGCTGCCCGCGCTGCTCGCGGGGGTGCGGATCGCCACCGTCTCGACGGTCGCGCTGACCACCGTCGGCTCCATCGTCGGCAAGGGCGGCCTCGGCAATCTGATCGCCCCCGCCGTCAACAACTCCTTCAAGGCGCAGGTGCTCACCGCCTCCGTGCTGTGCGTGCTGCTCGCGCTCGTGGCGGACCTTCTGCTGCTCGGAGCGCAGCGGCTGCTCACGCCGTGGACGCGGGCCGCGCGGCCGGCGAAGGGGGCCTGAGGTCATGGGTGTGCTGGAAGGGGCCTGGGACTGGCTGGCCGACGGTGCCAACTGGTCCGGGGAGAGCGGGGTCTGGCACCGGCTCGCCGAGCACGTCTACGTCAGCGGGATCGCCCTCGCGATCGCCTGCGCGGTGGCGCTGCCCGTCGGACTGTTCCTCGGCCACCTCGGCAAGGGCGGCGCCCTCGCGGTGAACGTCTCCAACATCGGCCGGGCCGTGCCCGTCTTCGCGGTGCTGGCGCTGTTCATGGTCTCGCCGCTGCGCAACGCGGGCTACCTGCCCACCATCGCCGCGCTCGTGCTCTTCGCCATGCCTCCGCTGCTGACCAACGCGTACGTGGGCATGCGCGAGGTCGACCGGTCCGTGGTGGAGGCCGCCCGGGGCATGGGCATGTCCGGCGGACAGCTCTTCTGGCGGGTGGAACTGCCGCTCGCGCGCGACCTGGTGATGACCGGGCTGCGGTCGGGCGCCGTGCAGGTCATCGCCACGGCCACGATCGCGGCCATGGTCGGCCAGGGCGGCCTCGGCCGGATCATCACCGCCGGCTTCAACACGTACAACACCGCGCAGGTCGTCGCCGGCGCCCTGCTGGTGGCGGCGCTGGCCCTGCTGGTGGAGGGCGCCCTGGTGGCGGCGGACCGGCTGCTGCC comes from Streptomyces sp. NBC_01408 and encodes:
- a CDS encoding ABC transporter permease, producing MAGQNCLVANDWFCWDYVTSRSQELTDATVEHIWITGVSVVIGLAVSVPLALLARRGRRWAAPVLGLTTLLYTIPSLAMFSLLLPFFGLSASLVVTGLVLYSLTILVRNVLAGLEAVPEEVREAARGMGYGPGRLLWQVELPLALPALLAGVRIATVSTVALTTVGSIVGKGGLGNLIAPAVNNSFKAQVLTASVLCVLLALVADLLLLGAQRLLTPWTRAARPAKGA
- a CDS encoding ABC transporter permease yields the protein MGVLEGAWDWLADGANWSGESGVWHRLAEHVYVSGIALAIACAVALPVGLFLGHLGKGGALAVNVSNIGRAVPVFAVLALFMVSPLRNAGYLPTIAALVLFAMPPLLTNAYVGMREVDRSVVEAARGMGMSGGQLFWRVELPLARDLVMTGLRSGAVQVIATATIAAMVGQGGLGRIITAGFNTYNTAQVVAGALLVAALALLVEGALVAADRLLPRPAARGATG
- a CDS encoding esterase family protein; this encodes MGLTSNTVLALAIIAGVLLFAATVWFWPKLSGRTWRAFAGRIGLLLATQLALFSAVGLAANKSFLFYGSWADLVGKETSIGKVVDHSMSSKDIKVVDKQKLDVPGGGKPQVGGQILKVSITGQKSKITSPGYVWLPPEYFQPQHKDENFPASIVLTGYPGTAENLIKGLDYPMKAFSLSKAGKMKPMILVMLRPTVAPPRDTECVDIPGGPQTETFFAQDLPQAIQDTFRVGKEAKNMGFIGNSTGGYCALKIAAHYPQTFGAAAGLSAYYEAPDDPTTGDLFHGDDKLKKRADVLHSIEHKKPTGTSFLVTSSETGEPNLGGTKKFIKLVQGPDRVSSIILDSGGHNFNTWRREIPPMLQWLSGRIEA
- a CDS encoding ABC transporter ATP-binding protein, whose translation is MIRFEHVTKRYPDGTKAVEDLSFEVAEGELVTLVGPSGCGKTTTMKMVNRLIEPTSGRILLGGEDISAADPVELRRRIGYVIQQVGLFPHKTVLENTATVPQLIGTPKARARARAAELLELVGLDPAVYGGRYPEQLSGGQRQRVGVARALAADPPVLLMDEPFGAVDPVVRERLQNEFLTLQKTVRKTILLVTHDLEEAIRLGDRIAVYGAGTIEQFASPAAVLGAPATPYVASFVGADRGLKRLAVTPVAPADLTAAEGKAPTASVDLGATLREALAALLQEDSGRIGVTDPDSGALVGVLTPEGVHRALRRAQLQEA